From a single Fusobacterium ulcerans ATCC 49185 genomic region:
- a CDS encoding serine/threonine protein kinase, which translates to MKKIIGVLMILVFSISYGKYEYPFQNPYMATILGSSTLMINGVSESVPTKVYKTKLPGSIEVPENLWYNDKFEFSLVPQKGKAPLIFLLAGTGSDYHAARMVFFQRIFYDAGYSVISITSPMHSNFIINASSNRMPGMIMDDGKDIYNVMKETYKIVKDKINVSDFYVVGYSLGATEAAVVSYIDETEKAFNFKRVFMINPAVDIYESAVKLDKTLDVPTEGKVENLEKLINKVFNKLSDSLKNGYTEITEELIYSMFAKDQMSDEEMGELIGLVFRLTAIDINYVTDLINNRKVYVDKPVGKFTNMFPYFEKIDFAGFEDYMYRLAYPYFNEKMGGGVSLEELLQHTKLHQIKDYLKNTDKIAVVTNRDEIILGERDFEFLEDTFNKRLIIYPYGGHCGNMYYKTNVDVMLKFLKEGVLDYEN; encoded by the coding sequence ATGAAAAAGATAATAGGAGTATTAATGATTCTTGTATTTTCTATCTCTTATGGAAAATATGAGTATCCTTTTCAAAATCCATATATGGCAACTATACTAGGAAGTTCTACTTTAATGATAAATGGAGTGAGTGAATCTGTTCCAACTAAAGTATATAAAACTAAACTTCCTGGTAGTATAGAAGTGCCAGAGAATTTATGGTATAATGATAAGTTTGAATTTTCTTTAGTTCCACAGAAAGGAAAAGCACCATTGATATTTCTTTTAGCAGGAACAGGATCAGATTATCATGCAGCAAGAATGGTATTTTTTCAAAGAATATTTTATGATGCTGGGTATAGTGTAATATCAATTACCTCCCCAATGCATTCCAATTTTATTATCAATGCATCTAGTAACAGAATGCCTGGAATGATAATGGATGATGGAAAAGATATTTATAATGTTATGAAAGAAACATATAAAATTGTAAAGGATAAAATAAATGTTTCTGATTTCTATGTTGTAGGTTATAGTTTAGGTGCTACTGAAGCAGCAGTAGTTTCTTATATTGATGAAACAGAAAAAGCATTTAACTTTAAGAGAGTATTTATGATCAATCCTGCAGTGGATATCTATGAATCAGCAGTAAAACTTGATAAAACTTTGGATGTACCTACAGAAGGAAAAGTTGAGAATTTAGAGAAACTTATTAATAAGGTATTTAATAAACTTTCAGATTCTTTAAAAAATGGTTATACAGAGATAACAGAAGAGCTTATCTATAGCATGTTTGCAAAAGATCAGATGTCTGATGAAGAAATGGGAGAACTGATAGGGCTTGTGTTTAGACTAACAGCTATTGATATTAATTATGTAACTGATTTAATAAATAACAGAAAAGTTTATGTAGACAAACCAGTTGGAAAGTTCACAAATATGTTTCCATATTTTGAAAAAATAGATTTTGCAGGATTTGAAGACTATATGTATAGACTTGCCTATCCTTATTTTAATGAAAAAATGGGTGGTGGGGTAAGCCTTGAGGAGCTTTTACAACACACAAAACTCCATCAAATAAAAGATTATTTAAAAAATACTGATAAAATAGCAGTAGTGACAAATAGAGATGAGATTATATTAGGAGAAAGGGATTTTGAATTCCTAGAGGATACTTTCAATAAAAGATTAATAATATATCCTTATGGAGGTCATTGTGGAAATATGTATTACAAAACTAATGTAGATGTAATGCTTAAGTTTCTAAAGGAGGGAGTACTTGACTATGAGAACTAA
- a CDS encoding VacJ family lipoprotein has translation MRTKKKFIILLMMISVFTFSFADINEKPKTKNDNGEIAEYFGVYDPWEPLNRRIYYFNYTFDKYVFLPVVDAYNLVTPTFAQKGIKNFFRNTQNITITGNSLLQFKIKKAMRAIGRFSINTALGAGGLFDTASSLGMPKPYEDFGLTLAHYGVGEGPYLILPFLGPSNLRDAVGTGVNAVALGALDPYEAADLFDIDSPEVFALNSVDKRKNTKFRYYASGSPFEYEYLRFFYKKYRKLQSETGVQVF, from the coding sequence ATGAGAACTAAGAAAAAATTTATTATACTCCTTATGATGATTTCAGTTTTTACATTTTCTTTTGCTGATATAAATGAAAAACCAAAAACTAAAAATGATAATGGTGAAATAGCAGAATATTTTGGTGTATATGACCCATGGGAGCCTTTAAACAGAAGAATATATTATTTTAATTATACTTTTGATAAGTATGTATTTTTACCAGTAGTAGATGCTTACAATCTTGTAACACCTACTTTTGCACAAAAAGGAATAAAGAATTTTTTTAGGAATACACAAAATATAACAATAACTGGAAATTCCCTACTGCAATTTAAGATAAAAAAAGCTATGAGGGCAATAGGAAGATTTTCAATAAATACTGCATTAGGAGCAGGAGGATTATTTGATACAGCTTCTTCTTTGGGAATGCCTAAACCATATGAAGACTTTGGACTTACTCTAGCTCATTATGGTGTAGGAGAGGGACCATATTTGATTCTTCCTTTCTTAGGGCCAAGCAATTTGAGAGATGCAGTAGGAACAGGAGTAAATGCAGTAGCTTTAGGAGCTTTAGATCCTTATGAAGCAGCTGATCTATTTGATATAGACAGTCCAGAAGTATTTGCACTTAATTCAGTGGACAAAAGAAAAAATACAAAATTTAGATATTATGCAAGTGGGTCACCATTTGAATATGAATATCTAAGATTCTTCTACAAAAAATATAGAAAGTTGCAATCAGAAACAGGAGTACAAGTTTTTTAA